One Roseimaritima multifibrata DNA window includes the following coding sequences:
- a CDS encoding DUF1552 domain-containing protein — protein MSVRISRLDRRLFLRGMGGFALALPAFESFAGSTSPAESQNKKRFAAFYIPDGVPMPLKEDPAYQDWAWFPHGSGKDFQLTKCLDPLEPLRDEITILSGLSHPGVRDIHGHRNADQFLTGAHTGNNGDYHNSISLDQLFAEQTGKHTRFSSLVLSTDGGTGSPRGAQTLSFNRNGRAIPAEHRPKRIFDMLFTANDEGAARRLAMSESALDYLLADAQSLKRSLSGHDQKRLDEYLQSVRDTEIKVEKAKHWMDIPFAQVNVDHLNLDVTPEDPRNYLRTMYELIYLAFKTDSTRVATYQLGRENGIGISDYLARAVGFKLTHQLTHATKEPDGWKNFGTYCHFLSEEFGRFVARLKSTSEPNGDGTMLDNTLLLFGSASSAFHLSRNYPLILAGGKNMGFKHGQYLKYGQGNEDHQATAGISTDAGWRAKMAYEELPLSNLYLTMLQKLGVETDSFADSTTTLAEV, from the coding sequence ATGAGCGTAAGAATCTCAAGACTAGACCGCAGACTCTTTCTACGTGGGATGGGTGGGTTTGCCCTCGCGTTACCCGCGTTCGAATCGTTTGCCGGATCGACTTCACCCGCCGAGTCCCAAAACAAAAAGCGATTCGCCGCTTTCTATATTCCTGATGGCGTCCCGATGCCATTAAAAGAAGACCCGGCCTATCAGGACTGGGCATGGTTTCCTCACGGATCAGGAAAGGACTTCCAACTGACCAAATGTCTTGATCCATTGGAACCGCTGCGTGACGAGATCACGATTCTTAGCGGGCTTTCGCATCCGGGCGTGCGAGACATCCACGGTCACCGAAACGCGGATCAATTCCTGACCGGGGCCCATACGGGAAACAACGGCGACTACCACAACAGCATCTCCCTTGACCAACTATTTGCGGAGCAGACGGGGAAGCACACCCGTTTCTCTTCGCTTGTTCTTTCCACAGATGGTGGCACGGGGTCACCACGCGGCGCGCAAACGCTCTCCTTCAACCGCAACGGGCGTGCGATTCCGGCGGAACATCGCCCCAAACGCATCTTCGACATGCTGTTTACAGCAAACGACGAAGGGGCGGCGCGCCGATTGGCGATGAGCGAAAGTGCCTTGGACTACCTTCTGGCCGACGCACAATCCCTAAAACGGAGCCTTTCCGGTCACGATCAGAAGCGGCTGGATGAATATCTGCAGTCGGTTCGAGACACCGAGATCAAAGTTGAAAAAGCAAAACATTGGATGGATATTCCTTTTGCTCAGGTCAATGTCGACCACTTGAATCTGGATGTCACGCCTGAAGATCCACGCAACTATTTGCGTACGATGTATGAACTGATCTACTTGGCCTTCAAAACCGATTCGACTCGTGTTGCGACCTATCAGCTTGGCCGCGAAAATGGCATTGGAATCAGCGACTACCTCGCCCGTGCTGTCGGTTTCAAATTAACTCATCAGCTGACCCATGCGACCAAGGAACCGGACGGCTGGAAGAATTTCGGAACCTATTGTCATTTCCTTAGCGAAGAATTTGGGCGTTTCGTGGCTCGGCTAAAATCGACATCCGAACCCAATGGCGACGGGACGATGCTGGACAACACGTTACTCCTTTTCGGATCGGCATCGAGTGCTTTCCACCTTTCACGCAACTATCCATTGATCCTCGCAGGGGGGAAAAACATGGGCTTCAAACATGGGCAGTACCTGAAGTACGGGCAGGGGAACGAAGACCATCAAGCGACCGCTGGAATCAGCACCGATGCCGGCTGGCGAGCAAAGATGGCCTACGAGGAACTGCCGCTTTCAAACCTCTATCTAACCATGCTGCAAAAGCTGGGTGTTGAAACCGATAGTTTTGCCGATAGCACCACGACACTGGCAGAGGTCTAG
- a CDS encoding DUF1592 domain-containing protein, with protein MGFCLSISSASGEDGLPTLEEVKIRGRLQSGYRKTASVQEPTNQVPKANTAEFHATIEPLLQASCVPCHGPEKEEGGFRVDTLAPDMIRGGDADWWIEVINVLSNGEMPPEGNEFQLAGDARGQIIDWLSIELQTASQVHRNDRNHTSFRRMTRYEYNYALQDLLGLPYEFANDLSPETISEDGFENSSEMLQMSVKQFVNYRAIGRQALQKAVVRGPRPDNLYYSIPMDAALVKERNDKKPQDLKRGPRYRDLATGETYRAAYQYNGGRMAHLPSKQLTDPPVESSKVLLLPPGNEHRIDLSDQLPDRGTLRIRVLASRVSMESPSPPTLRLRFGYQPSNDSRTSERVDDRDVPILASPDQPAYYRWDVPLSEIPRNNYRGVTELGDLPNPTEYLILQNSYSGRKNRQESEIEILSLQIATPVYEQWPPESHARIFIDSDNKEDEPAYAREILSAFLPRAWRRPVTDAEIDRQLALFTSVRPECQDFQEAMIEVLATALASPKFLYLIAESPQATKSEALTDFELATRLSMFLWCSTPDAELLDLAERGELNDHQTLLKQTNRMLADPRSERFVQQFVRQWLGMQLLDYLDVEKASYPDFDDELKTAMQQEPIAFFQQMLAENRSVLDFVHADYAMVNERLAMHYGLQDVHGKSFRKVSLASNDRRGGLMTQAGLLAMNSDGKDSHPLKRGIWLLERLLNDPPPPPPAAVPEIDIADPEIAKMTVKERIENHRNDPACISCHAKIDPWGIAFENFDAVGLWRDQIKDKPVDASSRLFNQQKLDGVDGLKRYLLANRQDQFCRAMVHKLTTFGLGRPLGFADRSSIDQITAQLRQKGDGLSTLVSLIVTSELFQAK; from the coding sequence ATGGGATTTTGCCTATCGATTTCTTCGGCATCGGGTGAAGACGGTCTGCCGACCCTCGAGGAAGTTAAGATTCGCGGGCGTCTTCAATCAGGCTATCGCAAAACGGCATCGGTACAGGAACCAACAAACCAGGTCCCCAAAGCGAACACTGCCGAATTCCACGCGACGATCGAACCGCTGCTGCAGGCATCCTGCGTACCCTGCCATGGCCCAGAAAAAGAAGAGGGCGGATTTCGAGTCGATACTTTAGCGCCCGATATGATTCGCGGTGGCGACGCCGATTGGTGGATCGAAGTCATCAATGTTTTAAGCAATGGTGAAATGCCTCCCGAAGGAAATGAATTTCAGCTTGCCGGTGATGCCCGCGGCCAGATCATTGACTGGCTTTCGATCGAACTCCAGACGGCGTCTCAGGTTCATCGAAACGATCGCAACCACACTTCCTTCCGGCGTATGACTCGGTACGAGTACAACTACGCTTTGCAGGATCTGCTTGGATTGCCATACGAGTTTGCCAACGATCTTTCGCCGGAAACCATTTCTGAAGATGGGTTTGAGAACAGTTCGGAGATGCTGCAAATGTCGGTAAAACAATTTGTCAATTACCGTGCCATTGGACGACAGGCTTTACAGAAGGCAGTCGTTCGCGGCCCACGCCCCGACAACTTGTACTATTCCATTCCGATGGATGCCGCTTTGGTAAAAGAGCGTAATGATAAGAAACCGCAGGATCTGAAACGCGGGCCCCGATACCGCGACTTGGCAACCGGCGAGACCTATCGGGCGGCCTATCAGTACAACGGCGGACGGATGGCTCACCTCCCCAGCAAACAGCTGACCGATCCCCCCGTCGAATCTTCCAAAGTTCTGCTGCTGCCCCCGGGGAACGAACATCGCATCGACCTAAGTGATCAGTTGCCCGACAGAGGCACCCTACGCATTCGTGTGCTGGCATCGCGTGTGTCGATGGAGAGCCCAAGTCCCCCGACTCTGCGACTTCGTTTTGGTTACCAGCCATCGAATGACTCCCGAACCAGCGAACGGGTCGACGACCGGGATGTTCCGATCCTGGCCTCCCCCGATCAGCCAGCGTACTACCGGTGGGATGTACCTCTTTCAGAAATTCCACGGAACAACTACCGGGGAGTCACCGAACTGGGCGACCTGCCCAATCCTACGGAATACCTGATTCTTCAGAACAGTTACTCAGGACGCAAAAACCGTCAGGAATCGGAAATCGAGATCCTTTCGCTCCAGATCGCGACTCCTGTTTACGAGCAGTGGCCTCCGGAATCGCATGCTCGTATTTTTATCGACAGTGACAATAAGGAAGACGAACCTGCCTACGCGCGGGAGATTTTATCCGCATTTTTGCCCCGTGCATGGAGACGCCCAGTAACCGATGCTGAAATCGATAGACAACTCGCGTTGTTCACAAGCGTCCGTCCCGAGTGCCAAGATTTCCAAGAAGCGATGATCGAAGTACTGGCAACTGCGCTGGCCTCGCCGAAATTTCTATACCTCATTGCAGAGAGTCCTCAGGCGACAAAATCCGAAGCCCTCACCGATTTCGAACTCGCCACCCGGCTGTCTATGTTTCTCTGGTGCAGCACGCCCGATGCTGAACTGCTCGATCTGGCGGAACGCGGAGAGCTGAATGACCACCAAACACTTCTTAAACAGACGAACCGGATGCTGGCCGACCCGCGCAGCGAACGGTTCGTTCAGCAATTCGTGCGGCAATGGTTGGGCATGCAACTGCTTGACTATCTGGACGTCGAAAAGGCGAGCTACCCGGACTTTGATGACGAACTGAAAACCGCGATGCAACAGGAACCCATCGCCTTCTTTCAGCAGATGCTGGCGGAAAACCGAAGTGTTCTGGACTTCGTGCATGCGGACTACGCGATGGTTAACGAGCGGTTGGCAATGCACTACGGACTGCAAGATGTGCATGGCAAATCATTTCGCAAGGTGTCGCTTGCCTCGAACGATCGTCGAGGCGGTTTGATGACACAAGCCGGTCTCTTGGCGATGAATTCTGACGGCAAGGATTCCCACCCGCTCAAGCGAGGCATCTGGCTGCTGGAGCGATTGCTAAACGACCCTCCGCCTCCTCCCCCGGCGGCGGTCCCTGAAATTGATATAGCCGATCCAGAAATCGCCAAAATGACGGTCAAAGAGCGAATCGAAAATCACCGGAATGATCCTGCCTGCATTTCCTGTCATGCAAAAATTGATCCCTGGGGAATTGCTTTTGAAAACTTCGACGCGGTTGGACTTTGGCGTGACCAGATAAAAGACAAACCGGTTGATGCGTCTAGTCGGTTGTTCAACCAACAGAAACTTGACGGGGTGGACGGTTTAAAGCGGTACTTACTGGCGAACCGCCAAGACCAATTCTGCCGAGCGATGGTGCACAAATTGACCACCTTTGGCCTCGGGCGTCCGCTCGGTTTTGCTGACCGATCGAGTATCGATCAAATCACTGCCCAGCTCCGTCAGAAGGGCGATGGTCTTTCGACTCTGGTCTCACTGATCGTTACGAGTGAGCTTTTTCAGGCTAAATAG
- a CDS encoding right-handed parallel beta-helix repeat-containing protein, with protein MNWKWLLLVGLALPLSGKWCAAGEPIVVGRGVDLFEIGSLIAEDDFATLDDWEVQIQQRDGFPPAQVVARDNSLDCLLPGRGCTVWFKRNLPTRITISYDVICPTPHPAIKGVQPRDINNFWMATDPADPRAGLFDADRYSGKFSSYDKIHGYYASTGGGGAVANRTTRMRRYPRSVDDKPIDHLALTSKDEQPGYLITPDKVMSVQLVAYDDVVQYIVDEKLVYEIARGDSIQLEGRDPEGKPTNPKAVYDLDRFPAYEQGFFGFRMVGTHHIYTNFRVHALEPANEQASKASNDTALASTVQVASIEALREAMAKSNQRVVMKPGSYVVSDLADRKTAFYLSGSNNHFDLSGVTLLMPLSTLRKMTSSGPHGRAAYKITGDHITLKGGTFENQYPDGMTEVTDFGSYNQTSRYHPSGSMTEVSISGDDAKILDCRFTIRGSFPYGYGNMYGIGAGSAVRLKKHSGIQISGDRALIDRCKIQMESFGHAIFVQGGDDLMVRNTQVEGKVRRSDDLYLETEEGDLAKKFNYELQWPKEVKGLPIPKAHMLNLTEDGIRAYSGSGHVTVENCQVRKSRGGIKLYMAKSATVKNCEVQDCIVQGYSLPSRGVVENSRGNAAYGPLLYIHSDSHTSQQIELTVQPAPHGLGDHVLAAIRGRNHTINLASPDDAIADTPRPIVVGYPLRFDFLCVDYPRVPAGYESHFSRFAPKSYRASGITLRNSTHNPVVLGTLSEDNTIISTGPIRDLGTNNRCSPPQ; from the coding sequence ATGAACTGGAAATGGTTGCTACTGGTTGGTCTTGCCCTCCCTTTAAGTGGCAAATGGTGTGCTGCGGGCGAACCGATTGTGGTTGGCCGCGGAGTTGACCTCTTTGAAATCGGATCACTTATCGCTGAAGATGATTTTGCGACCCTGGATGACTGGGAGGTCCAAATCCAGCAGCGAGATGGTTTTCCGCCCGCACAGGTTGTTGCTCGCGATAATTCGCTTGACTGCCTGTTGCCGGGGCGCGGCTGCACGGTCTGGTTCAAACGAAACTTACCGACGCGTATTACTATCTCCTACGATGTTATTTGCCCGACGCCGCATCCAGCCATCAAGGGCGTTCAACCTCGAGACATCAACAACTTCTGGATGGCGACAGATCCGGCCGACCCTAGGGCGGGGTTATTTGATGCGGATCGATACAGCGGCAAATTTAGTTCCTACGACAAAATCCATGGATACTACGCCAGCACCGGTGGCGGCGGAGCGGTCGCCAATCGCACCACGCGAATGCGCCGTTATCCGCGTAGCGTTGACGACAAACCGATCGACCATCTAGCGCTCACCAGCAAAGACGAGCAGCCCGGCTATCTCATCACTCCGGACAAAGTGATGTCCGTGCAACTGGTCGCCTACGACGACGTCGTCCAGTACATCGTCGACGAAAAACTTGTCTACGAAATTGCCCGTGGCGACTCGATTCAGCTGGAAGGCCGCGATCCTGAAGGGAAACCTACGAACCCAAAAGCGGTTTACGACCTTGACCGTTTTCCTGCGTACGAACAAGGATTCTTCGGTTTCCGCATGGTCGGAACCCACCACATTTATACAAATTTTCGAGTCCATGCTTTGGAGCCGGCGAACGAGCAAGCGTCAAAGGCGAGTAACGACACTGCGCTGGCTTCGACGGTTCAGGTCGCCTCGATAGAAGCATTGCGAGAAGCGATGGCGAAAAGTAATCAACGGGTTGTCATGAAGCCGGGCAGTTACGTCGTCTCCGATTTGGCAGACCGTAAAACCGCCTTCTATTTATCCGGATCCAACAATCATTTTGATCTATCGGGCGTCACACTCCTAATGCCGTTAAGCACGCTTAGGAAAATGACTTCTTCCGGCCCCCACGGAAGGGCCGCTTACAAGATCACCGGCGATCATATCACCTTGAAAGGGGGCACCTTCGAGAATCAATACCCAGACGGGATGACCGAGGTTACCGATTTCGGAAGTTACAACCAGACTTCACGCTACCACCCCTCTGGCAGCATGACCGAAGTGAGTATCAGCGGTGACGACGCCAAGATCCTTGACTGCCGTTTCACCATTCGAGGTTCCTTCCCCTACGGCTATGGAAACATGTACGGGATCGGAGCCGGGAGTGCCGTACGGTTGAAAAAGCACAGCGGGATTCAAATCAGCGGTGACCGAGCCCTTATCGATCGATGCAAAATTCAGATGGAGTCGTTCGGTCACGCAATCTTCGTCCAAGGTGGCGATGATCTGATGGTGCGAAACACTCAAGTGGAAGGAAAAGTTCGCCGCAGTGACGATCTGTATCTGGAAACCGAGGAAGGTGACCTTGCTAAAAAATTCAACTATGAACTGCAGTGGCCGAAAGAAGTGAAAGGACTTCCGATCCCCAAAGCGCACATGCTAAATCTAACCGAAGATGGGATTCGGGCGTATTCGGGATCCGGCCACGTTACCGTCGAGAACTGCCAGGTGCGAAAGAGTCGCGGTGGAATCAAATTGTACATGGCGAAAAGCGCTACGGTTAAGAATTGCGAAGTGCAGGACTGTATTGTCCAGGGCTACTCGTTGCCCAGTCGCGGTGTCGTTGAGAATTCTCGCGGCAATGCCGCCTATGGCCCGCTGCTATACATCCATTCCGATTCGCATACGTCCCAGCAGATCGAACTGACGGTTCAGCCCGCTCCGCACGGACTGGGCGACCACGTCTTGGCTGCCATCCGGGGGCGCAACCACACCATTAATTTGGCCAGTCCTGACGACGCCATTGCCGACACGCCTCGTCCAATCGTCGTCGGCTATCCCCTTCGATTCGATTTTCTTTGCGTTGATTATCCGCGGGTTCCCGCGGGCTACGAGTCTCATTTCTCGCGATTTGCTCCTAAATCGTACAGGGCATCGGGAATCACACTGCGAAACAGCACCCATAATCCCGTCGTTTTAGGTACACTGTCAGAGGACAACACGATCATTAGCACTGGCCCTATACGGGATTTAGGCACAAATAATCGTTGCAGCCCCCCGCAGTGA
- a CDS encoding KdsC family phosphatase: MSRRVLVSDCEIASNIQLILSDVDGVLTNGQIVFDNSGIESKAFHVRDGMGIKLWQRAGFKFGILTARNSQIVRIRAAELGIETVRQGFEHKWPAAAEVIESFGLTPEQTCYIGDDLPDLPVLQRIGLPVAVADACQDVRGVATWTTRASGGHGAVREVIERLLRALDRWDEIAEIQAK, translated from the coding sequence ATGAGCCGCCGCGTCCTTGTCAGCGATTGCGAGATCGCATCGAATATTCAACTGATTTTGTCGGACGTCGATGGTGTTTTGACCAACGGTCAAATCGTCTTTGACAACTCCGGGATCGAAAGCAAAGCCTTTCACGTGCGCGACGGCATGGGGATTAAACTTTGGCAACGAGCCGGTTTCAAGTTTGGCATTCTGACGGCTCGGAACAGTCAAATTGTCCGAATTCGTGCTGCCGAACTTGGCATCGAAACGGTCCGGCAGGGCTTCGAACATAAGTGGCCCGCCGCGGCCGAAGTGATCGAAAGTTTTGGGCTCACCCCCGAGCAAACCTGCTATATCGGCGACGACCTGCCTGACTTACCTGTTCTGCAGCGTATTGGACTGCCGGTCGCTGTCGCAGATGCCTGCCAAGACGTCCGCGGCGTCGCCACCTGGACGACGCGAGCGAGTGGCGGCCATGGCGCGGTTCGTGAAGTCATCGAGCGACTGCTTCGAGCGTTGGACCGCTGGGATGAAATCGCTGAAATCCAAGCCAAATAA
- a CDS encoding KpsF/GutQ family sugar-phosphate isomerase — MTEPQPVHSPSAATPRPLETALERLRYAREIVRSEADVLQTISKTLSMDAVRAAEISAEAKGLVVVTGIGKAGLIGRKLVATLASTGTPAQFLHPSEAIHGDLGMVRQDDVVWALSNSGRSDEILQILPALRQQASYLIALTSADDNPLAAASDCVVCLGKHDEACSLGLAPSCSTTAMLAVGDAIALLASQLRGFSRHDFARYHPGGSLGKKLTKVEQLMRPLSECRIATATSTVRETIAPSVPHPNQTARRTGAVMLVDADGRLAGLFTDSDLARMLQRRHDNLLDGPIEEVMTKQVQTVQSGTLLGEAISLLAGRKISELPVLDPSGRPVGLLDITDVVSLSEPQHNVVAMYPSRPQ, encoded by the coding sequence ATGACCGAGCCACAACCAGTCCACTCGCCATCGGCGGCTACGCCACGCCCCCTCGAAACCGCGTTAGAACGTCTTCGCTACGCACGCGAAATCGTTCGTAGCGAGGCGGATGTCCTTCAAACCATCAGCAAGACATTGTCGATGGATGCTGTTCGCGCGGCCGAAATCTCCGCCGAAGCCAAGGGTTTGGTCGTTGTCACCGGAATCGGTAAAGCGGGACTGATCGGACGAAAATTGGTTGCCACGCTTGCCAGCACCGGAACTCCGGCGCAATTCCTGCACCCATCCGAAGCGATCCACGGGGATCTTGGAATGGTCCGCCAAGACGATGTCGTCTGGGCACTTTCCAATAGTGGAAGGAGTGACGAAATCCTTCAGATCCTCCCTGCCCTTCGCCAACAAGCCAGCTACCTGATTGCCCTTACCTCCGCCGACGACAACCCGCTGGCGGCGGCGTCCGATTGCGTGGTCTGCCTTGGGAAACACGACGAAGCCTGCTCACTGGGGTTGGCCCCCAGCTGTAGCACAACGGCGATGTTGGCGGTCGGCGATGCGATTGCCCTTCTCGCTAGCCAACTGAGAGGATTCTCTCGCCACGATTTTGCTCGCTACCACCCGGGCGGAAGCCTGGGCAAAAAACTAACCAAAGTCGAACAATTGATGCGGCCGCTGTCCGAATGCCGAATCGCCACGGCAACATCCACGGTCCGAGAAACGATCGCGCCGTCGGTGCCGCACCCGAATCAAACCGCTAGGCGAACCGGAGCGGTCATGTTGGTCGATGCCGATGGCCGTCTGGCCGGCTTATTCACCGATAGCGATCTCGCACGTATGCTGCAAAGGCGACATGACAATCTTTTGGATGGGCCGATTGAAGAGGTAATGACCAAACAGGTTCAAACCGTGCAGAGCGGCACTCTACTGGGGGAAGCAATCTCCCTTTTAGCGGGACGTAAGATCAGCGAGTTGCCGGTTTTGGATCCCTCGGGGCGTCCAGTGGGGTTGCTAGACATTACGGATGTGGTATCGCTATCGGAACCTCAACACAACGTCGTCGCAATGTACCCATCGAGGCCCCAATGA
- a CDS encoding arylsulfatase — protein MNLKSLVYSLIAGALFSVGASAADKPNILVLWGDDIGQSNVSAYTRGLVGYRTPNIDRLANEGILFTDYYAEQSCTAGRSSFIMGQSVFRTGLSKVGMPGAKEGMNILDPTIAGMLKDQGYATGQFGKNHLGDRDEHLPTNHGFDEFYGNLYHLNAEEEPELRDYPKDPEFRKRYGPRGVIDSKADGEIKDTGPLTKKRMETVDDDTSDRAIDFIQRQVKAGKPFFCWWNGTRMHFRTHVKEELRGISGQNEYGDGMVEHDMHIGKFLKVLDDLGIADNTIVHYATDNGPHKNTWPDAGVNPFRGEKNSNWEGGWRVPCAMRWPGVIKPGSVSNGIVHNMDMFPTFLAAAGKTDIKEDLKDGYSSKAMGRDYKVHLDGYDMTEHLKDPDNVESPRKEIFYFSDDGDLTALRYNDWKMIFMVQKSPGTLNVWQEPFVPMRTPYLYNLRRDPYEFATVTSNTYYDWLLDHVFLMVPAQDFVADFLETFDDFPPRAKAASFSLDKVMEAMSTGAAGAR, from the coding sequence ATGAATTTGAAATCACTCGTCTACTCATTGATCGCGGGAGCCCTCTTTTCTGTAGGGGCTTCGGCAGCGGACAAACCGAACATTCTTGTGCTCTGGGGCGATGACATTGGTCAATCCAACGTCTCTGCGTACACGCGAGGGCTGGTTGGCTATCGCACACCCAATATCGATCGCTTAGCGAACGAAGGAATTTTGTTCACGGACTACTATGCAGAACAATCGTGTACTGCCGGACGGTCTTCCTTCATCATGGGGCAAAGCGTTTTCCGCACCGGCCTTTCAAAGGTAGGGATGCCAGGTGCAAAAGAAGGGATGAACATTCTTGATCCGACCATCGCTGGGATGTTGAAGGATCAAGGCTACGCGACCGGTCAATTTGGCAAGAACCATCTTGGTGACCGTGATGAGCATTTGCCGACCAACCACGGCTTCGATGAATTTTATGGCAACCTCTATCACTTGAACGCTGAAGAAGAGCCCGAACTTCGTGACTACCCCAAGGATCCAGAATTTCGCAAGCGATATGGACCGCGTGGAGTCATCGATTCCAAAGCGGACGGCGAAATCAAAGACACCGGCCCATTGACCAAGAAGCGAATGGAAACGGTCGATGACGATACCTCTGACCGAGCGATCGATTTCATCCAACGTCAGGTCAAAGCGGGCAAACCGTTTTTCTGCTGGTGGAATGGAACACGGATGCACTTCCGGACCCACGTCAAAGAAGAGCTTCGCGGAATTTCTGGACAAAATGAATATGGTGATGGCATGGTTGAACATGACATGCACATTGGCAAATTCCTAAAGGTCCTTGACGACCTGGGAATCGCAGACAACACGATCGTTCATTACGCAACGGACAATGGCCCTCATAAAAACACTTGGCCTGATGCCGGAGTCAATCCGTTCCGCGGCGAAAAAAATTCTAACTGGGAAGGCGGATGGCGAGTCCCATGTGCCATGCGTTGGCCTGGTGTTATCAAACCAGGGTCCGTTTCCAATGGCATCGTTCACAATATGGACATGTTCCCAACCTTCTTGGCGGCTGCCGGAAAGACAGATATCAAAGAAGACCTGAAAGATGGATATTCATCGAAAGCCATGGGGCGTGACTACAAAGTCCACCTTGATGGTTACGACATGACCGAGCATCTAAAGGATCCGGACAATGTCGAATCTCCACGAAAAGAGATCTTTTACTTTTCCGACGATGGAGACCTGACCGCGTTGCGATACAACGACTGGAAAATGATTTTCATGGTCCAGAAGTCTCCTGGAACGCTGAATGTTTGGCAGGAACCGTTTGTTCCGATGCGTACTCCGTATCTGTACAATCTTCGTCGTGATCCGTACGAATTCGCGACCGTCACCTCCAATACTTACTATGACTGGTTGCTTGACCATGTTTTCTTGATGGTGCCGGCTCAGGACTTTGTCGCGGACTTCTTGGAAACATTCGACGATTTCCCGCCACGTGCAAAGGCGGCCAGTTTCTCGCTTGATAAAGTGATGGAAGCGATGTCCACCGGCGCTGCTGGCGCCAGGTAA
- a CDS encoding AAA family ATPase, producing the protein MTPRDHFLNISEHLNQAIIGQQEVVERLLIAILADGHVLMEGLPGVAKTRSIKTLGKLIESQFSRVQFTPDLLPSDVTGSEIYREQDGSFDFQPGPIFGNLVLADEINRAPAKVQASLLEAMEERQVTVAGKTHKLPDLFLVLATQNPIEQEGTYPLPEAQMDRFLLYVNVPYPPAENEAAILRLVRGEKTGTAAESPELTPQDVIFAARKEVAAIHVAESAEKYMVDLVIATRQPDRLEGDLANWIRLGASPRGTIALDAASRAHAWLNGQDFVSPENIRAVASACLAHRIHLSYEAEAAGLTRTDVMESLLKAVVPL; encoded by the coding sequence ATGACACCGCGTGATCATTTTTTGAATATCAGTGAACATCTCAATCAGGCGATCATCGGTCAGCAGGAGGTTGTCGAACGTCTTTTGATCGCGATTCTTGCCGACGGTCATGTTCTGATGGAAGGACTGCCCGGCGTCGCGAAAACGCGGTCGATCAAAACTTTGGGAAAGTTGATTGAAAGCCAATTCAGTCGCGTTCAATTCACGCCCGATCTGCTTCCTTCCGATGTGACGGGATCCGAAATCTATCGTGAGCAAGATGGGAGTTTCGATTTTCAGCCAGGCCCTATCTTTGGGAACCTTGTACTGGCGGACGAAATCAATCGAGCTCCTGCGAAAGTTCAGGCGTCGCTGTTAGAAGCGATGGAAGAACGGCAAGTCACCGTGGCAGGCAAAACGCACAAGTTGCCCGACTTGTTTCTCGTTTTAGCGACCCAGAACCCAATCGAGCAGGAGGGGACGTATCCGTTGCCGGAAGCGCAGATGGACAGGTTTCTGTTGTACGTGAATGTGCCCTATCCGCCGGCTGAAAATGAAGCGGCGATTTTGCGGCTTGTCCGAGGCGAGAAAACCGGCACGGCAGCGGAATCGCCTGAGCTGACCCCACAGGATGTTATCTTTGCGGCAAGAAAAGAAGTTGCCGCAATCCACGTTGCTGAGTCGGCTGAGAAATATATGGTCGATCTGGTGATTGCGACGCGTCAGCCGGACCGATTGGAAGGAGATTTGGCGAATTGGATTCGACTGGGCGCCAGCCCTCGGGGAACCATTGCATTGGACGCCGCGTCGCGGGCACACGCTTGGCTAAACGGTCAAGACTTCGTTTCGCCTGAAAATATTCGGGCCGTCGCCAGTGCTTGCCTGGCCCATCGCATTCACCTCTCCTACGAAGCCGAAGCAGCGGGCCTGACTCGAACCGATGTTATGGAATCGCTTTTGAAAGCGGTTGTGCCACTCTAG